The following are encoded together in the Zingiber officinale cultivar Zhangliang chromosome 8A, Zo_v1.1, whole genome shotgun sequence genome:
- the LOC122009448 gene encoding 18.1 kDa class I heat shock protein-like encodes MSIVKRSDICDPFSFDLWDPFQGFPLDAFRSLAETRPGFVSDTSAFANTRIDWKETPEAHIFKADLPGVNKGEMKVEVEEEGRVLQISGERSREKEEKNDKWHRVERNSGKFLRRFRLPEDAKVGQVKASMENGVLTVTVPKEEVKKPDVKSIEISGN; translated from the coding sequence ATGTCGATTGTGAAGCGTAGCGACATCTGCGATCCCTTCTCCTTCGACCTCTGGGATCCCTTCCAAGGCTTCCCCCTCGACGCCTTCCGCTCGCTAGCCGAGACGCGGCCTGGCTTCGTCAGCGACACCTCTGCCTTCGCCAACACAAGGATCGACTGGAAGGAGACCCCCGAGGCGCACATCTTCAAGGCCGATCTCCCCGGCGTCAACAAGGGGGAGATgaaggtggaggtggaggaggaaGGGCGAGTCCTCCAGATCAGCGGCGAGCGCAGCAGAGAAAAAGAGGAGAAGAACGATAAGTGGCATCGCGTGGAGCGCAACAGCGGCAAGTTCCTGCGGCGGTTCCGGCTGCCGGAGGACGCCAAGGTGGGCCAAGTGAAGGCGAGCATGGAGAACGGCGTGCTCACGGTGACGGTGCCCAAGGAGGAGGTCAAGAAGCCCGATGTCAAGTCCATTGAGATCTCTGGGAACTAG